Proteins found in one Panicum hallii strain FIL2 chromosome 4, PHallii_v3.1, whole genome shotgun sequence genomic segment:
- the LOC112891088 gene encoding cell wall protein IFF6-like produces MLHHSNSRNQRNRGSRIKTLLQATLLVGVIFWLLYQVKHSYDKKNEYLDDAEDQPAHNDRSMFQGRKEKAGSYSDSNVEVVGKPEEGAVDHHSDTFDHNEKGGEIVFDKDSTDLHEDDKRNTELPEAEKGQVNSADGNTEAHSNNSEDETTGHAEENKHDTESNSDAEGKSEVHSTGDDMSQNNQAQEESTGETSGTSHDEVVQGDESTSASGNGLDGEEGEKKETVGTQTVSESLPDDTKTETSDDHSTGSLPDETGNIPSLHTENSQNDSSENQGGEASTTSGSSEHGTGEAVHIETGLEGESATASSGTGSGDDKGSSSDNTSAEEKTGTASDDDGKGAETGTFNEAPNSLNNSAATDQAANTEAENSQGGSSGEGVNGSSEETSNNSDGATEMSSNGGQVDPKIETSTSTNDEHNESQGGDGGSGSSDSNGSGPEQTGKTESQ; encoded by the coding sequence ATGCTTCATCATTCAAACAGCCGGAACCAAAGGAACAGGGGATCAAGAATCAAAACACTTCTCCAAGCTACCTTACTTGTAGGTGTTATTTTTTGGCTTCTGTATCAGGTGAAGCATTCCTATGATAAGAAAAATGAGTACTTGGATGATGCTGAGGACCAGCCTGCCCATAATGATAGAAGCATGTTCCAGGGGAGGAAAGAAAAGGCAGGTAGTTACAGCGATAGCAACGTGGAAGTGGTTGGTAAACCAGAGGAAGGTGCTGTAGATCATCATTCGGATACTTTTGATCATAATGAGAAGGGTGGAGAAATTGTATTTGATAAAGACAGTACTGACTTGCATGAAGATGACAAGAGAAACACTGAgctgccagaagctgaaaaAGGACAAGTCAATAGTGCAGATGGCAATACTGAAGCTCATAGTAATAACAGTGAAGATGAAACCACTGGTCATGCAGAAGAAAACAAGCATGATACTGAATCCAACTCTGATGCTGAAGGTAAAAGTGAAGTCCATTCAACTGGAGATGATATGTCCCAaaacaatcaagcacaagaggAAAGCACTGGAGAGACAAGTGGAACATCTCATGATGAAGTGGTGCAAGGTGATGAATCCACCAGTGCAAGCGGCAATGGATTGGATGGGGAAGAGGGTGAGAAAAAGGAGACAGTGGGTACTCAAACTGTCTCTGAATCCCTTCCTGATGATACCAAGACCGAAACAAGTGACGACCACAGTACTGGCAGTCTTCCTGATGAAACAGGGAATATACCATCGCTTCATACTGAGAATTCACAAAATGATTCTAGTGAAAACCAAGGTGGCGAAGCTTCCACTACCTCTGGTTCTTCTGAGCACGGCACTGGTGAGGCTGTCCATATTGAGACTGGGTTAGAAGGTGAAAGTGCAACAGCATCATCTGGGACTGGATCTGGTGATGATAAGGGCAGCTCATCTGATAACACCTCTGCAGAAGAAAAGACCGGGACTGCATCTGATGATGATGGGAAGGGTGCAGAAACAGGTACATTCAATGAGGCGCCGAATTCTTTGAACAACAGTGCTGCAACTGACCAGGCCGCAAATACTGAGGCAGAGAACTCCCAAGGAGGTTCTTCTGGTGAAGGAGTGAATGGTTCTTCAGAAGAGACGTCTAACAACAGCGATGGAGCAACTGAAATGTCTAGCAATGGTGGGCAGGTGGATCCCAAGATTGAAACCAGCACATCTACCAATGATGAGCACAATGAATCTCAAGGCGGTGATGGTGGCTCCGGATCCAGTGACTCAAATGGCAGTGGCCCTGAACAAACTGGTAAAACTGAAAGCCAGTGA